The Maridesulfovibrio zosterae DSM 11974 genome contains a region encoding:
- a CDS encoding ABC transporter ATP-binding protein — MLKIEDLHVSIGDKEVITGLDLHINEGETFILFGPNGSGKTSLLMTLMGFSNYTVTQGKIIFKGVDITYAPIYERARLGIGMSFQRPPTIHGLKTRHLVKMCGNGSDVAVEMLAQRVNMTDFLDRDINSGFSGGEIKRSELLQLMAQNPGLLLFDEPESGVDLENMHLIGKMVRTLLDGEIKPDLDLSMKEQKAIGSKTCGLIITHTGHILDYINADRGQVLYNGHLCCEARPRDILEHIRKYGYQECVRCLN; from the coding sequence ATGCTTAAGATAGAAGATTTGCACGTCAGTATTGGCGACAAAGAGGTCATCACTGGTCTCGACCTCCATATAAATGAGGGTGAAACTTTCATCCTTTTCGGGCCTAACGGTTCCGGTAAGACTTCGTTGCTAATGACACTCATGGGTTTTAGCAACTACACGGTTACTCAGGGCAAAATCATATTTAAAGGTGTAGATATCACATATGCTCCAATTTATGAGCGAGCACGGCTTGGTATCGGTATGTCTTTTCAGCGTCCTCCTACCATTCACGGACTTAAGACTCGTCATCTTGTAAAAATGTGTGGTAATGGTTCTGATGTCGCCGTTGAAATGCTGGCTCAGCGTGTAAATATGACTGATTTCCTTGATCGTGATATTAACTCAGGTTTTTCCGGCGGTGAAATTAAACGTTCTGAACTTCTGCAGTTAATGGCTCAGAATCCTGGACTGCTTCTTTTTGATGAACCTGAATCAGGTGTTGACCTCGAAAATATGCACCTTATCGGTAAAATGGTCAGGACTCTGCTTGATGGTGAAATCAAGCCTGATCTTGACTTAAGTATGAAAGAGCAGAAAGCGATAGGTTCCAAGACTTGTGGTCTTATCATTACCCACACAGGACATATCCTCGATTACATAAATGCTGACCGTGGACAGGTTCTTTACAATGGACATCTCTGTTGTGAAGCCAGGCCTCGCGACATTCTTGAGCACATTCGCAAGTACGGATATCAGGAATGCGTCAGGTGCTTGAACTAG
- a CDS encoding ACT domain-containing protein, with protein sequence MKCDQLSIFLENRAGRLAEVTRLLSENKVNIRALSLADTSDFGILRLIVSDFDTAQTVLKDAGFTVGKTSVVAVVVDDQPGGLHKLLEMLRSSGINVEYMYAFVQQSGSNAVIIFRFDRTDQAIEMLAENNIKTIPSEELCKV encoded by the coding sequence ATGAAATGTGACCAGCTCTCGATATTTCTTGAAAACCGTGCCGGAAGACTTGCTGAAGTAACCAGACTTCTCAGCGAAAACAAAGTCAACATCCGCGCCCTATCACTTGCCGATACTTCTGATTTCGGTATTTTAAGGCTGATTGTATCTGACTTTGATACAGCACAGACTGTACTAAAAGATGCAGGCTTTACTGTAGGCAAAACTTCAGTTGTAGCAGTTGTGGTTGATGATCAGCCCGGTGGGCTTCATAAACTTCTGGAAATGCTGCGTAGCTCAGGAATTAATGTTGAATACATGTATGCCTTTGTTCAGCAATCCGGCAGTAATGCAGTTATTATCTTCCGCTTCGATCGTACCGATCAGGCGATTGAAATGTTAGCTGAAAACAATATAAAAACTATTCCCAGTGAAGAACTTTGTAAGGTTTAA
- a CDS encoding SufB/SufD family protein, which translates to MKKVDLNQFKFEGLEHSVIEDLSSMTGEDKEQLLMAGVDVDTEETSGTFLQVDHSNVHCDSTDKNVEVMDIKKALEKYDGLPEYYFNLVDKDKDEFTKSAAENLHGGYFVRTKKGAKITRPVQSCLFLKAEQSGQNIHNIVVVEEDSELHIITGCAAAHDKFTGAHFGISEFYVKKGGKLTFTMVHNWGENVTVRPRTVGVVEEGGVLLNNYVLMKRVKDLQSYPTIYLNGANSVARFNSVLVAPEGSHLDTGTRIIQNAPNTKAEIISRTITTGGTIIARGHIQGNDVPARGHIECKGLLLGGGRIHAIPELEATVEGVELSHEAAVGKIAQEEIEYLMARGMDEDEATSTIVRGFLNVDIMGLPEKLQKEINKQIEELDSSDAM; encoded by the coding sequence ATGAAAAAAGTTGATCTCAATCAGTTTAAGTTTGAAGGCCTTGAGCATAGTGTAATTGAAGACTTGTCCAGCATGACGGGCGAAGATAAAGAACAATTGCTTATGGCTGGCGTGGACGTGGATACTGAAGAAACCAGCGGAACTTTTCTGCAGGTTGACCATTCTAATGTGCACTGTGACTCTACTGATAAAAATGTTGAAGTTATGGATATCAAGAAGGCTCTCGAAAAATACGATGGGCTTCCAGAATATTACTTCAACCTTGTTGATAAAGATAAAGATGAATTTACAAAATCAGCGGCAGAAAATCTGCACGGCGGTTATTTTGTCCGTACCAAAAAAGGTGCAAAAATTACACGTCCTGTACAGTCATGTCTGTTTCTGAAAGCTGAGCAGTCCGGTCAGAATATTCATAACATTGTTGTTGTTGAAGAAGACTCTGAATTGCACATAATTACCGGATGTGCTGCTGCTCATGATAAATTTACCGGAGCACATTTCGGTATTTCAGAATTTTACGTAAAAAAAGGCGGCAAGCTTACTTTCACTATGGTTCATAACTGGGGTGAAAACGTTACTGTTCGTCCACGTACAGTAGGTGTTGTAGAAGAAGGAGGTGTCCTTCTTAACAATTACGTACTCATGAAGAGAGTTAAAGATCTTCAGTCTTACCCCACAATTTATCTTAACGGGGCTAATTCCGTTGCGCGTTTTAACTCTGTGCTTGTTGCTCCTGAAGGTTCTCACCTTGATACAGGAACACGTATTATCCAAAATGCTCCAAACACCAAGGCTGAAATTATCTCCCGTACAATTACTACCGGAGGTACCATAATAGCCCGTGGTCACATTCAGGGTAATGATGTTCCTGCCCGTGGGCATATTGAGTGCAAAGGACTTCTGCTCGGTGGCGGACGAATCCACGCTATTCCTGAACTGGAAGCGACTGTCGAAGGTGTCGAGCTTTCGCACGAAGCTGCCGTCGGGAAAATTGCTCAGGAAGAGATTGAGTATCTCATGGCGCGCGGAATGGATGAAGATGAAGCTACATCCACAATTGTACGCGGCTTTCTCAATGTAGATATTATGGGATTGCCTGAGAAGTTACAGAAAGAAATTAATAAGCAGATTGAAGAGCTTGATTCAAGCGACGCAATGTAA
- a CDS encoding acyltransferase family protein: MNKRLYFLDNLRGIVIFMVVVLHVFLCYMKYAPSWWYVIDPRQSMFFTYGVILIDVPIMPIMFFIAGYFSLSSLQKHGVYEFWAAKFRRIIIPWVLGVFFLAPPSMYMILLSRGKAPASYIEFWFGQFWKTMFSQSVFWFLGLLTLCYLILTVSYKFIGSLQNIKREAKKPSVMLSVLFIAVTSGIFLGMNQFFAVDKWVTDYYIIIFQPVRVFLYFLYFGLGVLAWKRRWFETSGFMPKIIPWSVLFFVSAIFYLNFKLMMAGRGGELAIQTGNAFGFNLFAYSAMMAGLALFQRLLNSDGSLWKSFSASSYGIYIFHSIAVYYGAYYLLRMDASPFVKVPILLSASIIICWALTVLLKKSRIISRII, encoded by the coding sequence ATGAATAAGAGACTTTACTTTCTTGATAACCTTAGAGGTATCGTAATTTTTATGGTTGTGGTTTTGCATGTTTTTCTTTGCTACATGAAATATGCTCCAAGTTGGTGGTATGTTATTGATCCACGGCAAAGCATGTTTTTTACTTATGGTGTTATTTTGATAGATGTGCCGATCATGCCGATCATGTTTTTTATTGCTGGCTATTTTTCTCTTTCATCTTTGCAAAAACATGGCGTGTATGAATTTTGGGCAGCAAAATTTAGAAGAATTATTATACCATGGGTGCTTGGAGTATTCTTTCTGGCTCCTCCTTCTATGTATATGATCCTTCTTTCAAGAGGAAAGGCTCCTGCCAGCTATATCGAATTTTGGTTTGGTCAGTTCTGGAAGACTATGTTTAGTCAATCTGTTTTTTGGTTTCTGGGGCTTCTTACTCTATGCTATCTGATTTTGACTGTTTCTTATAAATTCATTGGAAGTTTGCAAAATATAAAGAGAGAGGCAAAGAAACCAAGTGTGATGCTTTCTGTTTTATTCATTGCAGTTACTTCCGGTATCTTTTTAGGCATGAATCAGTTTTTTGCCGTCGATAAGTGGGTAACTGATTATTATATTATTATTTTTCAACCTGTGCGAGTTTTTCTTTATTTTCTTTATTTTGGTTTGGGTGTCCTTGCGTGGAAACGTAGATGGTTTGAGACTTCGGGATTTATGCCAAAGATTATTCCGTGGTCAGTTTTATTTTTCGTTTCCGCCATATTCTATCTTAATTTTAAGCTGATGATGGCAGGTAGAGGAGGGGAGTTAGCTATTCAGACTGGAAACGCATTTGGTTTTAATCTTTTTGCTTATTCAGCAATGATGGCTGGCTTGGCTCTGTTTCAGAGACTTCTTAATAGTGATGGATCTTTGTGGAAATCATTTTCGGCAAGTTCTTACGGAATATATATTTTCCACTCAATTGCAGTATATTACGGGGCGTATTATTTGTTAAGAATGGATGCTTCTCCATTTGTAAAAGTTCCGATTCTGTTGTCTGCTTCAATCATAATTTGTTGGGCTTTGACCGTATTACTAAAGAAAAGCAGGATCATATCTAGAATCATTTAA
- a CDS encoding Hpt domain-containing protein — translation MNNLEVINTEWLDSMASTKKEFLTKLFSVFIRDEPARVLKIREALESKQMDELKYLAHSLKGAAATMGADRVRKACLDLEYSARDEDEEQALNNILTLEIEMKLVYDFMTEFIQ, via the coding sequence ATGAATAATCTTGAAGTAATCAATACAGAATGGCTAGATTCAATGGCCTCGACCAAAAAAGAGTTTTTAACCAAACTATTCTCAGTATTTATAAGGGATGAACCAGCCAGAGTACTGAAAATAAGAGAAGCTCTAGAGTCAAAACAAATGGATGAACTAAAATATCTTGCTCATTCTCTTAAAGGAGCTGCAGCTACTATGGGTGCGGACCGTGTTCGTAAAGCATGCCTTGATTTAGAATACAGCGCACGGGACGAAGACGAAGAACAAGCTCTTAATAATATTCTTACTCTGGAAATAGAAATGAAGCTTGTTTACGATTTTATGACTGAATTTATTCAATAA
- the rsfS gene encoding ribosome silencing factor yields MKTKPKKFKEIDTQDKVQLVAEWLDEKQATEVTAVDVQGICPIAEVVMVAGAKGVRHAQALADFILEQLAKDNIEYLGLEGYKSGDWILLDLNDIIVHIFQEDNRGFYNVEGLWSEGTRIKLNIQPQA; encoded by the coding sequence ATGAAAACTAAACCTAAGAAATTCAAAGAGATCGATACTCAGGACAAAGTTCAGCTTGTGGCTGAATGGTTAGACGAAAAACAGGCTACAGAAGTTACAGCTGTGGACGTGCAGGGGATATGCCCCATCGCCGAAGTTGTAATGGTGGCTGGAGCAAAAGGTGTGCGCCATGCACAGGCTCTGGCTGACTTTATTCTTGAGCAACTCGCCAAAGACAATATTGAATACCTGGGACTCGAAGGCTACAAGTCCGGTGACTGGATTCTTCTCGATCTGAACGATATTATTGTACATATTTTTCAGGAAGATAATCGGGGTTTTTATAATGTTGAAGGCTTATGGTCTGAAGGAACTAGAATTAAACTCAATATACAACCTCAGGCTTAA
- the tsaA gene encoding tRNA (N6-threonylcarbamoyladenosine(37)-N6)-methyltransferase TrmO, translated as MSHKDAIVFHPIGFIRSPFKTPEGMPIQPTGAKDVEGYIELYGALEEGLQDLEGFSHIILLYQFHLNKDFELKVKPFMDTEERGLFSTRAPCRPNMIGMSTVELLGVEGNILRIKGVDVLDKTPLIDIKPYVAMFDAAPASRFGWLEENAQKSDLLKSDQRFVTKS; from the coding sequence ATGTCTCATAAAGACGCAATTGTTTTTCACCCGATTGGGTTTATTCGGTCTCCATTTAAAACTCCTGAGGGGATGCCTATTCAACCCACAGGAGCTAAAGATGTTGAAGGTTACATCGAGTTGTATGGAGCTCTTGAAGAAGGACTTCAGGATTTAGAGGGCTTTTCACATATCATTTTACTTTATCAATTTCATCTGAACAAAGATTTTGAGCTTAAGGTCAAGCCGTTTATGGACACAGAGGAGAGAGGCCTTTTTTCTACACGAGCTCCGTGCAGACCTAATATGATCGGTATGTCTACTGTTGAACTACTTGGAGTTGAGGGTAATATTTTACGGATTAAGGGTGTTGATGTTTTGGATAAAACACCTTTGATTGATATTAAACCTTATGTTGCTATGTTTGATGCCGCTCCTGCAAGCAGATTCGGATGGCTGGAGGAAAATGCACAAAAGTCAGATCTATTAAAATCTGATCAACGCTTTGTAACCAAGAGTTAA
- a CDS encoding potassium transporter Kup: MLKHSDKNRDIPLALGALGVVFGDIGTSPLYAMKACFSGHHAIILNPENVLGVLSLIIWSLLIVICLKYVTFVMAADNEGEGGIFALYELVSHAVKNKSVSFMLIASMVGGALLYGDGVITPAISVLSAIEGLDVATQVADKYTTYIACTILLGLFAFQSSGTDKIGRLFGPVMLVWFAVLAIFGAGAAVHNLKVFEAFSPWYAVNFFASNGIAGCMVLGAVVLCVTGGEALFADMGHFGRKPITLAWYFVALPSLLLNYLGQGALLINDPKVIVNPFFSLFPKFLLFPMVGLATLAAIIASQAIISGAFSLTAQAVHLGLIPRIHIEQTSEDNSGQVFSRSVNWLMAALSILLVISFKESENLAGAYGIAITGTMVITTYLFWYYLREIRKWSLIPTVVLTAFFGCFDLGFFIVNFTKILGGGWFPILLAAIIAYMMYVWVWGRAKVQKNLQSRGLEVSELDPEIEKYLLAKVPGEAIFMSASDFVPHAFLQHLRNNRVVHEKLVFLRVRTSSEPFLDSHKRISVKKLKNNISWLTVSYGFMEKPNLSLALVQAWNQLGISNMESYFYVGRMMMQFDKDQTELKLRRKVFIFLNSLSEDPLDYLKIPTERVITIGTAVKV, translated from the coding sequence ATGCTTAAACACAGTGATAAGAATCGCGATATTCCGCTGGCTCTAGGTGCATTGGGAGTTGTTTTCGGTGATATCGGGACGAGTCCTCTTTATGCTATGAAGGCATGCTTTAGTGGACACCATGCAATTATTCTTAATCCCGAGAATGTGCTGGGAGTTCTTTCACTGATTATATGGTCACTTTTAATTGTTATTTGTTTAAAATATGTAACTTTTGTTATGGCCGCTGATAATGAAGGTGAAGGAGGAATATTTGCTCTTTATGAGCTGGTAAGCCATGCGGTGAAAAATAAATCAGTCTCATTCATGCTTATTGCCTCAATGGTTGGCGGCGCCTTACTTTATGGTGACGGTGTTATCACTCCAGCAATTTCAGTCCTTTCTGCAATAGAAGGTCTGGATGTAGCTACACAGGTCGCAGATAAATATACAACTTATATAGCCTGTACCATTTTGTTGGGCTTGTTTGCTTTTCAAAGTAGCGGAACAGATAAAATAGGTCGTCTCTTTGGTCCGGTGATGCTGGTCTGGTTTGCAGTTCTAGCTATATTTGGAGCAGGAGCAGCTGTACATAATCTTAAGGTTTTTGAAGCTTTCAGTCCGTGGTACGCAGTTAATTTTTTTGCATCAAACGGTATTGCAGGATGCATGGTCTTAGGTGCTGTTGTGTTATGCGTTACAGGTGGGGAAGCTCTTTTTGCTGATATGGGGCACTTTGGGCGTAAGCCGATTACTCTTGCCTGGTATTTTGTGGCTCTGCCAAGCCTTTTACTCAACTATCTGGGGCAGGGGGCGCTTTTAATAAATGATCCAAAAGTGATTGTGAACCCTTTCTTCAGTCTTTTTCCCAAATTTTTACTTTTTCCAATGGTCGGACTGGCTACACTTGCTGCTATTATTGCTTCACAGGCTATTATTTCCGGTGCTTTCTCACTTACTGCGCAGGCAGTCCATCTGGGTTTGATCCCACGTATTCACATAGAGCAGACTTCTGAAGATAATTCAGGTCAGGTTTTTTCCCGTTCCGTAAATTGGTTGATGGCTGCACTTTCTATTTTATTAGTCATATCCTTTAAAGAATCTGAGAATCTGGCCGGGGCGTATGGAATTGCTATTACAGGTACTATGGTTATAACAACATATTTATTCTGGTATTATTTACGTGAAATACGCAAATGGTCTCTTATACCTACAGTTGTTTTAACTGCTTTTTTCGGGTGTTTTGATTTAGGATTTTTTATTGTTAACTTCACTAAGATTCTTGGCGGAGGATGGTTCCCGATTCTTCTTGCAGCAATAATTGCTTATATGATGTATGTTTGGGTATGGGGAAGGGCTAAGGTTCAGAAAAATTTACAGTCCAGAGGGCTGGAGGTCTCTGAGCTTGACCCTGAGATAGAAAAGTATCTTTTGGCCAAAGTTCCAGGGGAAGCTATTTTTATGTCCGCTTCAGATTTTGTTCCGCATGCATTTCTACAACATTTGCGGAACAATAGAGTGGTTCATGAAAAATTGGTTTTTTTGCGAGTACGTACATCAAGTGAACCTTTTTTAGATTCTCATAAAAGAATTTCAGTAAAAAAACTTAAGAATAATATTTCGTGGCTTACAGTTAGTTATGGTTTTATGGAAAAACCTAATCTTTCGTTAGCCTTGGTCCAGGCATGGAACCAACTTGGTATAAGTAATATGGAAAGCTATTTCTATGTAGGTCGGATGATGATGCAGTTTGATAAAGATCAAACTGAACTTAAATTAAGACGTAAAGTTTTTATATTTTTAAATTCATTATCTGAAGATCCATTGGATTATTTGAAAATACCGACAGAAAGAGTTATTACTATAGGCACTGCAGTAAAAGTTTAA
- a CDS encoding phenylacetate--CoA ligase family protein, protein MIFDVDKETMPREELEALQLRRLKSLCERVYANVPFYNKKFKELGIEPKDIKSLSDLTRLPFTEKQDLRNHYPFGLFAVSRENIVRIHSSSGTTGKATVVGYTKRDISNWANMMARSFAIAGATSEDSIHNAYGYGLFTGGLGAHYGAEALGATIIPVSGGGTRRQVMLLKDFGPTVICCTPSYALYLYETGKEMGIDFRELPLKIGIFGAEPWTESMRKDIENKLNIKALDIYGLSEIMGPGVAMECAEEQKGLHIMEDHFLPEVINPETGEHVAPGEIGELVITTLTKEGIPLIRYRTRDLTRLNYTACRCGRTFARMQRVTGRSDDMLIIRGVNVFPSQIESILIETEGLSPHYQLVIERDGNLDILTVKVEISGTAFSDEIKNLQRLERKIQKNIKEFLGVTARVKLVEPKSIERSAGKAKRIIDLRD, encoded by the coding sequence ATGATTTTTGATGTAGACAAGGAAACAATGCCGAGAGAAGAGCTTGAAGCATTACAACTCAGAAGACTGAAAAGCCTTTGCGAACGAGTTTATGCTAATGTTCCTTTTTATAATAAAAAGTTTAAAGAACTCGGTATTGAGCCCAAAGATATCAAGTCTCTATCCGATCTTACCAGATTGCCTTTTACTGAAAAACAAGATCTTCGTAATCATTATCCCTTCGGCCTTTTTGCTGTATCCCGTGAAAATATTGTACGTATTCACTCCTCATCAGGAACGACTGGTAAGGCTACTGTTGTAGGCTACACCAAACGTGATATTTCAAACTGGGCAAATATGATGGCCCGTTCATTCGCAATTGCCGGAGCAACCTCTGAAGACAGTATCCATAACGCTTACGGATACGGACTGTTCACAGGAGGACTGGGAGCCCACTATGGCGCGGAAGCTCTTGGAGCAACGATTATTCCTGTTTCCGGCGGCGGGACCAGACGTCAGGTTATGCTGCTCAAGGACTTCGGTCCAACAGTAATCTGCTGTACCCCGTCCTATGCTCTCTATCTATATGAAACAGGTAAGGAAATGGGAATAGACTTCAGAGAACTCCCACTTAAAATTGGTATTTTTGGAGCGGAACCATGGACAGAGTCCATGCGTAAAGATATCGAAAATAAGCTCAATATTAAAGCCTTAGACATTTACGGCTTGTCAGAAATTATGGGGCCCGGTGTTGCTATGGAATGTGCAGAAGAACAAAAAGGACTCCATATTATGGAAGATCACTTTCTGCCAGAAGTCATCAATCCGGAAACAGGTGAACACGTTGCTCCCGGTGAAATTGGTGAATTAGTCATCACTACTCTCACAAAAGAAGGTATTCCGCTCATCCGCTACAGAACACGTGACCTTACCCGCCTTAATTATACGGCATGTCGCTGCGGCAGAACATTTGCCCGTATGCAACGTGTGACAGGAAGAAGTGACGACATGCTCATCATTCGCGGTGTAAATGTATTCCCATCACAAATTGAATCTATACTTATTGAGACTGAAGGATTATCCCCGCATTATCAACTTGTTATTGAGCGTGATGGAAATCTTGATATTCTTACTGTCAAAGTCGAAATTTCCGGAACAGCATTCTCTGATGAAATTAAAAATTTACAGAGACTCGAAAGAAAGATACAAAAAAACATTAAAGAATTCCTTGGCGTAACCGCCCGTGTTAAGCTTGTAGAACCTAAATCTATTGAGCGCTCTGCGGGAAAGGCCAAACGAATTATTGATCTGCGTGATTAG
- a CDS encoding metal-dependent hydrolase, with protein sequence MPGYKVHVSGSIVAGVVILLILVNIGMYVVDPQQVATLFILCILGALFPDIDTDSKGKRIFYTAMLCLSLTLIYFKQFQWAAYLGVLAMLPGISAHRGWTHTWWAMLVVPMPMLILPYYIYGQPFPTLMPYYMAFVTGYFSHLLLDRQF encoded by the coding sequence ATGCCCGGATATAAAGTTCATGTGAGCGGATCAATAGTTGCCGGAGTTGTGATTCTGCTTATACTCGTTAACATAGGTATGTATGTTGTTGATCCACAGCAGGTTGCAACTTTATTTATACTTTGTATTTTAGGTGCTCTTTTTCCTGATATTGATACCGATTCAAAGGGAAAACGTATTTTTTATACTGCTATGCTGTGTTTATCACTGACTTTGATTTATTTTAAGCAGTTTCAGTGGGCAGCGTATCTAGGTGTTCTTGCTATGCTGCCGGGTATTAGTGCTCATCGTGGATGGACGCATACGTGGTGGGCTATGCTTGTTGTTCCAATGCCAATGCTAATTCTTCCTTATTATATATACGGGCAGCCTTTTCCTACTTTAATGCCTTACTATATGGCTTTTGTGACGGGGTATTTTTCACATCTATTACTAGATCGGCAATTTTAA
- the gpmI gene encoding 2,3-bisphosphoglycerate-independent phosphoglycerate mutase, whose product MSEQIGSPTLLLILDGWGIAPDGKGNAVKLARTPILDGLFETYPNTQLKCSGRAVGLPDGFMGNSEVGHTNIGAGRVVYQDMTRIDIAIENKELSTNASINDLMHKVNASTGRLHYMGLLSDGGVHSHINHLFALLEAAKEAGIKEVYVHAFMDGRDTSPSSGKGYMQQLVDKMAEIGIGKIASVSGRYYSMDRDKHYERNELSYKALVLGDGPEISDPVVGIEEAYAAGETDEFIKPRLVAGVDGLLKDGDGVFFFNFRADRARQLCRVLSLKDFDEIERPMVPEFCDFVTMTRYESDFPFANAFPPQNIINPIGEVISNAGLKQLRIAETEKYAHVTYFMNGGREEPFIGEDRVLVPSPREVATYDLKPQMSAEEVTDKLVAALPDYSLCICNLANLDMVGHSGIIPAAIKACETVDACVGRIVEAVTKLGGSIFLTADHGNAEEMIDANGGPQTAHSLNNVPLVFIGEPLKNAKPSEGALCDIAPTILNLMGIDVPAEMTGKNLLESN is encoded by the coding sequence ATGTCTGAACAAATCGGTTCTCCGACTCTTCTGCTTATTTTGGATGGCTGGGGTATTGCCCCTGACGGCAAAGGCAACGCTGTAAAACTTGCCCGCACCCCCATTCTTGACGGCCTATTTGAGACCTATCCCAATACGCAGCTTAAATGCTCTGGAAGAGCAGTTGGTTTGCCTGACGGCTTCATGGGTAATTCTGAAGTCGGACATACTAATATCGGGGCTGGCCGCGTTGTTTATCAGGACATGACCCGTATTGATATTGCCATTGAGAATAAAGAGCTATCAACCAATGCCTCTATTAATGATTTGATGCATAAAGTTAATGCCTCTACGGGGCGTTTGCATTATATGGGGCTTCTTTCCGATGGTGGTGTTCATTCACATATAAATCACCTTTTTGCCTTACTTGAAGCGGCTAAGGAGGCTGGAATTAAAGAAGTCTATGTTCATGCTTTTATGGATGGACGTGATACTTCTCCTTCAAGCGGCAAGGGATATATGCAGCAACTCGTCGATAAGATGGCTGAAATAGGGATAGGAAAGATTGCTTCTGTTTCAGGCCGTTATTATTCTATGGATCGCGATAAGCACTATGAAAGAAATGAACTTTCTTATAAAGCTCTGGTTTTAGGTGACGGGCCTGAAATTTCAGATCCTGTTGTGGGAATTGAAGAAGCTTACGCAGCAGGAGAAACTGATGAGTTTATCAAGCCGCGCCTTGTTGCCGGAGTTGATGGACTTCTTAAAGACGGAGACGGCGTATTTTTCTTTAATTTCCGTGCAGACCGTGCTCGCCAGCTATGCCGAGTATTAAGTTTAAAGGATTTTGATGAAATAGAGCGTCCTATGGTTCCGGAATTTTGTGATTTCGTAACTATGACCCGGTACGAATCAGATTTTCCTTTTGCGAATGCTTTTCCGCCGCAGAATATAATAAATCCCATCGGGGAAGTTATTTCTAATGCAGGACTCAAGCAGTTGCGAATTGCAGAAACTGAAAAGTATGCCCATGTGACATATTTTATGAACGGTGGTCGTGAAGAACCATTTATAGGCGAAGACCGTGTTCTTGTGCCTTCTCCTCGCGAAGTTGCCACTTATGATTTGAAACCGCAGATGAGTGCAGAAGAAGTGACAGACAAGCTTGTTGCTGCTTTGCCTGATTATTCATTGTGTATCTGCAATCTTGCCAACCTTGATATGGTTGGTCACTCCGGTATCATTCCAGCGGCGATTAAAGCCTGCGAAACTGTTGATGCGTGTGTTGGTAGAATTGTTGAGGCTGTAACTAAGCTTGGCGGTTCTATTTTTCTTACAGCCGACCATGGTAATGCTGAAGAAATGATTGATGCCAATGGTGGGCCTCAGACTGCACATAGTCTTAATAATGTGCCGCTGGTCTTTATTGGGGAGCCTCTCAAAAATGCAAAGCCCTCTGAAGGTGCTCTTTGTGATATTGCACCGACGATTTTGAATCTGATGGGCATTGATGTTCCTGCGGAAATGACCGGAAAAAATCTTTTAGAGAGTAACTAA